Proteins encoded within one genomic window of Mesorhizobium sp. AR10:
- a CDS encoding HNH endonuclease produces MANLYKRAGINPDECIYCGARKTDTDHLRPIVKGGRPSGFFHVTGNLVPACGPCNQSKSGLDWRAWINSKTAKGSPARRGTVDIDERYRQLERFEEIAGVKDAVPEDALRAAVGSELWDAYWRRRDEIVTLMEQAQRAAFGGAVVRFGGAER; encoded by the coding sequence TTGGCCAACCTCTACAAGCGCGCCGGCATCAATCCGGATGAGTGCATCTATTGCGGCGCACGCAAGACGGACACTGACCATCTTCGCCCGATTGTAAAGGGAGGTCGGCCGTCGGGCTTCTTCCATGTGACTGGAAACTTGGTGCCTGCTTGTGGTCCCTGCAATCAATCTAAATCCGGCTTGGATTGGAGAGCATGGATCAATAGCAAGACTGCCAAAGGATCGCCGGCTAGGCGAGGCACTGTCGACATTGATGAACGGTATCGCCAACTAGAACGTTTCGAGGAAATTGCCGGCGTCAAAGATGCGGTGCCCGAAGACGCCTTGCGCGCCGCTGTTGGCAGCGAGCTATGGGACGCTTATTGGAGGCGTCGGGACGAAATTGTTACTCTTATGGAGCAGGCCCAGCGAGCCGCCTTCGGTGGCGCAGTCGTTAGGTTCGGAGGCGCAGAGCGATAG
- the guaB gene encoding IMP dehydrogenase yields the protein MAKIIETSTGALALTFDDVLLQPGHSEVMPGETDIRTRIAGDIDLNVPILSAAMDTVTEARLAIAMAQAGGIGVIHRNFSPAEQAEQVRQVKKFESGMVVNPVTIGPDATLADALGLMRTYSISGIPVVENGGTGGQKVGRLVGILTNRDVRFASDPAQKVYELMTRENLITVKENVDQDEAKRLLHQHRIEKLVVVDKSGNCVGLITVKDIEKSQLNPHATKDAQGRLRAAAATSVGDDGFERAERLIDAGVDLLVIDTAHGHSQRVLDAVARAKKLSNSVRILAGNVATAEGTQALIDAGADAVKVGIGPGSICTTRIVAGVGMPQLSAIMSAVETAHKSGVSVIADGGIKYSGDLAKALAAGASAAMIGSLLAGTDESPGEVYLHQGRSFKAYRGMGSVGAMARGSADRYFQAEVRDTLKLVPEGIEGQVPYKGPVSGVLHQLAGGLKAAMGYVGGRDLVDFRERATFVRISNAGLRESHAHDVTITRESPNYPGGL from the coding sequence ATGGCAAAAATCATCGAAACGTCCACCGGCGCACTGGCGCTGACCTTTGACGACGTGCTGTTGCAGCCGGGTCATTCCGAGGTCATGCCGGGCGAGACCGACATCCGCACCCGCATTGCCGGCGACATCGACCTCAACGTGCCGATTCTCTCCGCCGCCATGGACACCGTCACCGAGGCACGGCTTGCCATCGCCATGGCCCAGGCCGGCGGCATCGGCGTCATCCACCGCAATTTCTCGCCGGCCGAGCAGGCCGAGCAGGTGCGACAGGTGAAGAAGTTCGAATCCGGCATGGTGGTCAACCCCGTCACCATCGGCCCCGACGCGACGCTCGCCGACGCGCTGGGTCTGATGCGCACCTACTCGATCTCGGGCATTCCGGTGGTCGAGAATGGCGGCACCGGCGGCCAGAAGGTCGGCCGGCTGGTCGGCATCCTGACCAATCGCGACGTGCGTTTCGCCTCTGATCCGGCGCAGAAGGTCTACGAGTTGATGACCCGTGAGAACCTGATCACGGTCAAGGAGAATGTCGACCAGGACGAGGCCAAGCGGCTACTGCACCAGCACCGCATCGAAAAGCTGGTCGTGGTCGACAAATCAGGCAATTGCGTCGGGCTGATCACCGTCAAGGACATCGAGAAGTCGCAGCTCAACCCGCACGCCACAAAGGATGCGCAGGGGCGCTTGCGCGCCGCCGCCGCCACCAGCGTCGGCGATGACGGTTTCGAGCGCGCCGAGCGTCTCATCGATGCTGGCGTCGACCTTCTGGTCATCGACACCGCGCATGGCCATTCGCAGCGCGTGCTCGACGCTGTGGCTCGGGCCAAGAAACTCTCCAACTCGGTGCGCATCCTGGCCGGCAATGTCGCCACGGCGGAGGGCACGCAGGCACTGATCGATGCCGGCGCCGACGCCGTCAAGGTTGGCATCGGCCCCGGCTCCATCTGCACCACCCGAATCGTCGCCGGTGTCGGCATGCCGCAGCTCTCGGCGATCATGTCGGCGGTCGAGACGGCGCATAAATCGGGTGTATCGGTCATCGCCGATGGCGGCATCAAATATTCCGGCGATCTCGCCAAGGCGCTCGCCGCAGGCGCCAGCGCCGCCATGATCGGTTCGCTGCTGGCCGGAACCGACGAGAGCCCAGGCGAGGTCTATCTGCACCAGGGCCGCTCTTTCAAGGCCTATCGCGGCATGGGATCGGTCGGCGCCATGGCCCGCGGCTCGGCCGATCGCTACTTCCAGGCCGAGGTTCGCGACACGCTGAAGCTGGTTCCGGAAGGCATCGAAGGGCAGGTGCCTTACAAAGGACCTGTGTCCGGTGTGCTACACCAGCTTGCAGGCGGCCTGAAAGCCGCTATGGGTTATGTCGGTGGCCGCGACCTTGTCGATTTCCGCGAACGCGCCACTTTTGTGCGTATATCCAATGCCGGACTTCGTGAAAGCCACGCCCATGACGTCACGATTACCCGCGAAAGCCCGAATTATCCCGGTGGCCTCTGA
- a CDS encoding MFS transporter has protein sequence MNRTIPLILAVALFMENMDSTVIATSLPAIAIDIQTNPIALKLALTAYLVSLAIFIPISGWMADRFGAKNVFRAAIGVFIVGSVACALSNSLPAFVVSRFLQGIGGAMMTPVGRLVLVRATPKSELVAAMSWLTVPALVGPLVGPPVGGFITTYFTWHWIFLINVPIGLVGIWLATRFLPETESTETPPLDFIGFVLSGLAASGVVFGLSVVSLPALPPMAGFITVAVGLASGALYLVHARHAKNPLLALELFRNQVFRSSVLGGGLFRIGIGAVPFLLPLMFQIGFGLTPFQSGMITFVSAVGAIGMKFVTALIFRVAGFRRVLISGSLVAAASIAINGLFTPETPYALILAMLLTGGFIRSMFFTGINALAYAEISAADTSKATPITAVFQQLAIALGVALAGGILEVSTSIHGGPLTLADFHIAFFIVAAVSAAASLSFVRLAPDAGNAVSGHGRLTAPKDLEPVSPPGS, from the coding sequence GTGAACCGCACCATCCCGCTCATCCTGGCGGTCGCTCTTTTCATGGAGAACATGGATTCGACCGTCATCGCGACGTCGCTGCCGGCGATCGCCATCGACATCCAGACCAACCCGATCGCGCTGAAGCTGGCGCTGACCGCCTATCTGGTGTCGCTGGCGATCTTCATTCCGATCAGCGGCTGGATGGCCGACCGCTTCGGCGCCAAAAATGTGTTTCGCGCCGCGATCGGCGTTTTCATCGTCGGCTCGGTCGCTTGCGCCCTGTCCAATTCGCTGCCGGCTTTCGTGGTGTCGCGCTTCCTGCAAGGCATAGGCGGCGCCATGATGACGCCGGTCGGACGACTGGTGCTGGTGCGCGCCACGCCGAAAAGCGAGCTTGTCGCCGCCATGTCCTGGCTGACCGTTCCGGCCTTGGTCGGACCCCTGGTCGGGCCGCCGGTTGGGGGCTTCATCACCACCTATTTCACCTGGCACTGGATCTTCCTGATCAATGTGCCGATCGGTCTGGTCGGCATATGGCTTGCCACGCGCTTTCTGCCCGAAACCGAATCGACCGAGACGCCACCGCTCGATTTCATCGGTTTCGTGCTGAGCGGCCTTGCCGCCTCCGGCGTGGTGTTCGGGCTGTCGGTGGTCAGCCTGCCTGCCTTGCCGCCGATGGCCGGCTTCATCACCGTGGCCGTCGGACTGGCCTCGGGCGCGCTTTACCTGGTGCATGCGCGCCATGCGAAAAATCCGCTGCTGGCACTGGAGCTGTTCCGCAACCAGGTGTTCCGCTCCTCGGTGCTGGGTGGTGGGCTGTTTCGCATCGGCATCGGCGCGGTGCCCTTCCTGTTGCCGCTGATGTTCCAGATCGGCTTCGGGCTGACGCCATTCCAGTCGGGCATGATCACCTTCGTCTCGGCGGTCGGCGCCATCGGCATGAAATTCGTCACCGCGCTGATCTTCCGGGTGGCCGGCTTCCGCCGTGTGCTGATTTCCGGGTCGCTGGTCGCGGCAGCCTCAATCGCCATCAACGGCCTGTTCACGCCCGAGACGCCCTATGCGCTGATCCTGGCCATGCTTCTGACTGGCGGCTTCATCCGCTCGATGTTCTTCACCGGCATCAACGCGCTGGCCTATGCCGAGATCTCGGCTGCCGACACGAGCAAGGCGACGCCGATCACCGCGGTGTTCCAGCAATTGGCAATTGCGCTTGGCGTGGCGCTGGCCGGTGGCATCCTGGAAGTGTCGACCAGCATCCATGGCGGCCCGCTGACGCTGGCCGACTTCCACATCGCCTTCTTCATCGTGGCAGCGGTATCGGCGGCAGCTTCGCTGTCGTTCGTCCGGCTGGCGCCCGATGCCGGCAATGCGGTGTCTGGACACGGCCGGCTGACAGCGCCGAAGGACCTGGAGCCCGTTAGTCCGCCCGGGAGCTGA
- a CDS encoding RlmE family RNA methyltransferase — translation MTKKPEKPGSASIRVLKTRIKKKSGLKESSRRWLQRHINDPYVQRSKADGYRSRAAYKLIEIDDKHHLLKPGMKVIDLGAAPGGWCQVAAARTKSTAEHPHVVGIDYLEMDAVPGAPVLLMDFLDPQAPQKLAETLGGPPDIVLSDMAAPTTGHKRTDHIRTMYLCEVAADFALAVLKPGGHFLAKTFQGGAENELLSMLKQNFRSVHHVKPPASRDESVELYLLAKDFKGRTPTEA, via the coding sequence ATGACCAAGAAACCGGAAAAACCAGGCTCTGCCAGCATTCGCGTCTTGAAGACGCGGATCAAGAAGAAGAGTGGCCTCAAGGAATCGTCGCGCCGCTGGCTGCAGCGCCACATCAACGATCCCTATGTCCAGCGCTCCAAGGCCGACGGTTACCGCTCGCGCGCGGCCTACAAGCTGATCGAGATCGACGACAAGCATCATCTGCTCAAGCCCGGCATGAAGGTCATCGACCTCGGTGCTGCCCCGGGCGGCTGGTGCCAAGTCGCCGCGGCGCGGACCAAATCGACGGCCGAACACCCGCATGTCGTCGGCATCGACTATCTCGAAATGGATGCCGTGCCCGGCGCGCCGGTGCTGCTGATGGATTTTCTCGACCCGCAGGCGCCGCAAAAGCTCGCCGAGACGCTGGGCGGTCCACCCGATATCGTGCTCTCCGACATGGCCGCTCCCACCACCGGCCACAAGAGAACCGATCACATCCGCACCATGTATCTGTGCGAAGTGGCGGCCGATTTCGCGCTCGCCGTGCTGAAGCCCGGCGGCCATTTCCTCGCCAAGACCTTTCAGGGCGGCGCCGAGAACGAACTGCTTTCCATGCTCAAGCAGAATTTCCGCTCGGTCCATCACGTCAAGCCGCCGGCCTCGCGTGACGAATCGGTCGAGCTTTATCTGCTGGCAAAGGACTTCAAAGGGCGCACACCCACCGAGGCCTGA
- a CDS encoding lysylphosphatidylglycerol synthase domain-containing protein, producing the protein MNWRRYLWPVIGIAAVVFSLWLLLHELRGISLDDVWAGIVAIPTRGWVLAALSSVVAYASLAGYDHIALLHIGKKVSWLFVTFCSFTTYALSHNIGGSVFSGAVIRYRAYGTRGLSGQDVGILVAICWITFMLSTLLVSGIVLVLEPEIIDRFSGAPHHGLAIAAGVAMLILVGAYIFGSWLHLKPLKIGRFQLHYPALPIVARQLLIGPIELLAAAAIIFFALPAGNPGYFVVLGVFLVSFSIAQISHAPGGLGVFEVVFLAGLSHMDPVGVLAALLVFRLFYLIIPLLIALGVVLFFEHSQYSRSES; encoded by the coding sequence ATGAACTGGAGGCGCTATCTCTGGCCGGTCATCGGCATTGCGGCGGTGGTGTTCTCGCTGTGGCTGTTGCTGCACGAATTGCGCGGCATCTCGCTCGACGATGTCTGGGCCGGCATCGTCGCCATCCCTACCCGCGGCTGGGTGCTGGCAGCCTTGAGCTCCGTCGTCGCCTATGCCTCGCTGGCCGGCTACGACCACATCGCGCTGCTGCATATCGGCAAAAAAGTGTCGTGGCTGTTCGTCACCTTCTGCTCCTTCACCACCTATGCGCTGTCGCACAATATCGGCGGCTCGGTGTTTTCAGGCGCGGTGATCCGCTACCGCGCCTACGGCACCAGGGGCCTGAGCGGACAGGACGTCGGCATTCTGGTGGCGATCTGCTGGATCACCTTCATGCTGTCGACGCTGTTGGTCTCCGGCATCGTGCTGGTGCTGGAGCCCGAGATCATCGACCGCTTTTCCGGCGCCCCGCACCATGGATTGGCGATCGCCGCGGGCGTCGCCATGTTGATCCTGGTCGGCGCCTATATCTTCGGCAGCTGGCTGCATCTCAAGCCGTTGAAAATCGGCCGCTTCCAGCTGCACTACCCGGCCCTGCCGATCGTGGCGCGGCAATTGCTGATCGGCCCGATCGAGCTGCTGGCAGCGGCGGCGATCATCTTCTTCGCGCTGCCCGCAGGCAATCCGGGCTATTTCGTCGTGCTCGGCGTCTTCCTGGTATCGTTCTCGATCGCTCAAATCTCGCATGCGCCGGGCGGGCTCGGCGTGTTCGAGGTCGTGTTCCTCGCCGGCCTGTCGCATATGGACCCGGTCGGCGTGCTGGCGGCACTCCTGGTGTTCCGGCTGTTCTACCTGATCATCCCGCTGCTGATCGCGCTCGGCGTCGTGCTGTTCTTCGAGCACTCGCAATACAGTCGCAGCGAGAGTTGA
- a CDS encoding Ppx/GppA phosphatase family protein gives MEDHDTGVGAPEVGVSRASPPSGPASPSTGRQQGRPVQPWSGDGQAGDAQHQKGKPRKRRKRRRGRKVFARDDNHAITAPSTPAASPTPASQSPVASPVPLPSTPQARPEQGGYRPPMQELPVFAALDLGTNNCRLLVAVPTRHGQFRVIDAFSRIVRLGEGLTANGRLGQPAMDRAVEALKICGDKLRNRKIRKARLIATEACRTAANGVEFLDRVEREAGLKLEIIDRQTEARLAVSGCGSLVERDTQGVVLFDIGGGSSEIALIDLTGHRSPRLANHIVSWTSLPVGVVSLAERFGGRTVTREIFAAMVEDVAVRLRAFDGRDRLSHVLSSPKFHLLGTSGTVTTLAGVHLDLERYDRRRVDGLWMDRDSVDRMVEKLVGWDFQQRVANPCIGADRADLVLAGCAILEAIRAVWPSERLRVADRGLREGILSELMADDGVWRNNGRARA, from the coding sequence GTGGAAGACCACGACACCGGCGTTGGCGCGCCGGAAGTGGGCGTGTCCAGGGCTTCGCCGCCGTCAGGCCCGGCAAGCCCATCCACCGGCCGGCAGCAAGGCCGCCCGGTGCAGCCTTGGTCCGGCGACGGGCAGGCAGGAGACGCCCAGCATCAGAAGGGCAAGCCCCGGAAACGGCGCAAGCGTCGGCGCGGGCGCAAGGTTTTTGCGCGCGATGACAATCATGCCATCACGGCACCATCGACGCCGGCCGCCAGCCCAACTCCCGCCAGCCAATCTCCCGTGGCCTCGCCCGTGCCTTTGCCTTCGACTCCGCAGGCAAGACCGGAGCAGGGCGGCTACCGGCCGCCGATGCAGGAACTGCCGGTGTTTGCAGCTCTCGATCTCGGCACCAACAACTGCCGGCTGCTGGTCGCCGTGCCGACGCGCCATGGCCAGTTCCGCGTCATCGATGCCTTCTCACGCATTGTCAGGCTGGGCGAGGGGCTCACGGCCAATGGCCGGCTTGGGCAGCCGGCGATGGACCGTGCGGTCGAAGCGCTGAAAATCTGCGGCGACAAATTGCGCAACCGCAAGATCAGGAAGGCCAGGCTGATCGCCACCGAGGCCTGCCGCACCGCCGCAAACGGCGTCGAATTCCTTGACCGCGTCGAGCGCGAGGCTGGCCTGAAGCTCGAGATCATCGACCGCCAGACCGAAGCGCGGTTGGCGGTGTCGGGCTGCGGCTCGCTGGTCGAGCGCGACACGCAAGGCGTCGTGCTATTCGACATCGGCGGCGGCTCGTCCGAAATCGCGCTGATCGATCTCACCGGTCATCGCTCGCCACGGCTCGCCAACCACATCGTCTCCTGGACCTCACTGCCGGTCGGCGTCGTCTCGCTGGCCGAGCGTTTTGGCGGCCGCACGGTGACGCGCGAGATCTTCGCCGCCATGGTCGAGGATGTCGCCGTGCGCCTGCGCGCCTTCGATGGCCGCGACCGGCTGAGCCATGTGTTGTCCAGCCCGAAATTCCATCTGCTCGGCACCTCGGGCACGGTGACGACGCTGGCCGGCGTTCACCTCGACCTCGAACGCTACGACCGTCGCCGCGTCGACGGGCTGTGGATGGACCGCGACAGCGTCGACCGCATGGTCGAAAAGCTGGTCGGCTGGGATTTCCAGCAACGCGTCGCCAACCCTTGCATCGGCGCCGACCGCGCCGACCTCGTGCTGGCCGGCTGCGCCATCCTCGAGGCGATCCGCGCGGTATGGCCGTCCGAGCGGCTGCGCGTGGCCGACCGTGGCCTGCGCGAGGGCATATTGAGTGAACTGATGGCCGACGACGGTGTCTGGCGCAACAATGGCCGGGCCAGAGCATGA